The Lampris incognitus isolate fLamInc1 chromosome 7, fLamInc1.hap2, whole genome shotgun sequence genome window below encodes:
- the si:ch1073-145m9.1 gene encoding uncharacterized protein si:ch1073-145m9.1, giving the protein MGLVLTAWAAARRPAAFVPLYLASVALDGVDGWVARRLGQTSRFGAWLDVVVDNLSRGMLWSLLGEWGWLVSATEWCVFVCNHSTRGASWKSDFTSSPRWVQAVMANGFRTPLGAWVIGGIHCLPLWLYGIRWDLLSHPLNLPPWLQALGTLVLAVGRLLGLSVEMWCIWAHIKYLTADEMEEKKD; this is encoded by the exons ATGGGCCTTGTGTTGACAGCCTGGGCAGCAGCCCGGAGACCAGCCGCCTTCGTGCCTCTCTACCTCGCCTCTGTAGCTCTTGATG gtgtggatggatgggtggccaGGAGGCTCGGGCAGACCTCCAGGTTTGGGGCCTGGCTGGACGTGGTGGTAGACAACCTGAGCAGGGGCATGCTGTGGAGTCTGCTGGGCGAG TGGGGCTGGCTGGTGTCTGCAACAGAgtggtgtgtgttcgtgtgtaacCACAGTACCAGAGGTGCCAGCTGGAAGAGCGACTTCACCAGCAGCCCCCGCTGGGTACAGGCCGTCATGGCAAACG GTTTCCGGACCCCTCTGGGTGCATGGGTGATCGGCGGAATACACTGCCTACCTCTGTGGCTGTACGGGATCCGATGGGATCTGCTGTCCCACCCCTTAAACCTGCCTCCCTGGCTTCAAGCGCTGGGGACTCTTGTGCTGGCTGTCGGGAGACTGTTGGGTCTGTCAGTGGAG ATGTGGTGCATATGGGCACACATCAAATATCTCACTGCAGATGAGATGGAGGAGAAGAAGGACTAA